The Thermoflexus sp. genome includes a window with the following:
- a CDS encoding glycine C-acetyltransferase, protein MTVQPTTADKLSWIREELQALQEQGLYIHIRTIQSAQGPWLIVDGRRVLNFCSNNYLGLANHPRMREAARQAIEKYGVGPAAVRTIAGTLDLHLILEEKLARFKGVEAAISFQSGFNANLATIPALVGEGDAIFSDELNHASIIDGCRLSRARIIRYAHNDPGDLEAKIREHLGSFRRGLIVTDGVFSMDGDIAPLPEIVEIAERYHLMLMVDDAHGEGVLGRGGRGIVDHFGLHGRVDIEVGTLSKAFGVVGGYVAGRREIVEWLRQRGRPFLFSSAMTAADTAACIAAVEILEESTELVDRLWENTRYFKEEMRRLGFDLGASVTPITPVMLGDAHLAQTFSRRLFEEGVFAQAIGYPTVPRGKARIRVMISAAHRREDLDRGLEAFAKVGRELGVIR, encoded by the coding sequence ATGACGGTGCAACCGACAACCGCTGATAAGCTGTCGTGGATCCGGGAGGAGCTCCAGGCCCTGCAGGAACAGGGCCTCTACATCCACATCCGCACCATCCAGTCCGCCCAGGGCCCATGGCTGATCGTAGATGGCCGGCGGGTGCTGAACTTCTGCTCCAACAACTACCTCGGGCTGGCCAACCATCCGCGCATGCGGGAAGCCGCCCGCCAGGCCATTGAGAAATACGGCGTGGGCCCCGCCGCCGTGCGCACCATCGCCGGCACCCTGGACCTCCATTTGATCCTGGAGGAGAAGCTGGCGCGCTTCAAGGGCGTGGAGGCGGCCATCTCCTTCCAGTCGGGCTTTAACGCTAACCTGGCCACGATCCCGGCCCTGGTGGGGGAGGGCGATGCCATTTTCTCCGACGAGCTCAACCACGCCAGCATCATCGATGGCTGCCGCCTCTCCCGCGCCCGCATCATCCGCTACGCCCACAACGATCCCGGCGACCTGGAGGCGAAGATCCGGGAGCACCTGGGGAGCTTCCGGCGGGGCCTGATCGTCACCGACGGTGTCTTCTCTATGGACGGCGACATCGCCCCCCTGCCGGAGATCGTGGAGATCGCGGAGCGCTACCATCTGATGCTGATGGTCGACGACGCCCATGGGGAAGGCGTCCTGGGCCGGGGCGGCCGGGGGATCGTGGATCACTTCGGGCTCCACGGCCGGGTGGACATCGAGGTGGGGACCCTCTCGAAGGCCTTCGGGGTGGTGGGCGGCTATGTGGCCGGGCGCCGGGAGATCGTGGAATGGCTGCGCCAGCGTGGCCGTCCCTTCCTGTTCTCCAGCGCCATGACCGCCGCCGACACCGCCGCCTGCATCGCCGCCGTGGAGATCCTGGAGGAATCCACCGAGCTGGTGGACCGGCTGTGGGAGAACACCCGTTACTTCAAGGAGGAAATGCGCCGCCTGGGCTTCGATCTGGGCGCGAGCGTGACCCCCATCACGCCGGTGATGCTGGGGGATGCCCATCTGGCCCAGACCTTCAGCCGCCGCCTGTTTGAGGAGGGCGTCTTCGCCCAGGCCATCGGCTACCCCACGGTGCCCCGGGGCAAGGCCCGCATCCGGGTGATGATCTCCGCCGCCCACCGCCGGGAGGACCTGGATCGGGGGCTGGAGGCCTTCGCCAAAGTGGGGCGGGAGCTGGGGGTGATCCGTTAA
- the guaA gene encoding glutamine-hydrolyzing GMP synthase — MEILSPKTGIPAMSDHPAHDAIAVLDFGSQYAQLIVRRIREIGVYAELFPWDADPAEVLALRPKGFILSGGPASVYEPGAPSLPPYVLQSGQPVLGICYGMQLLAHALGGRVAPAPAREYGRAEVEILTPEDPLWRSLPSPMTVWMSHGDRVEALPPGFRAMACSPNAPFAAIGDPVRGLYGVQFHPEVAHTPLGRELLRRFAVERCGCRPTWTPRAIAEEQIARIRERVGGERVLCAVSGGVDSTVTAVLVHRAVGAQLQCLFVDTGLLRKGEGEEVVAALQALGLPVAAVNAAEAFLEALRGVTDPEEKRVRIGHTFIAVFAEHARRLGPFRFLAQGTLYPDVIESRAPERRAAARIKTHHNVGGLPSDLSFELIEPLRYLFKDEVRALGAHLGIPEVLLRRQPFPGPGLAVRCVGEVTWERLERLRAADAIVQEELARSGWAERVAQAFAVLLPVRSVGVMGDARTYEEVVAVRAVATEDFMTAAWVPLPPEVLDRIATRIVNEVPGVNRVLYDITHKPPATIEWE, encoded by the coding sequence ATGGAGATCTTGAGTCCGAAGACCGGGATCCCGGCGATGTCCGATCATCCCGCTCACGACGCCATCGCGGTGCTGGACTTCGGCTCCCAGTATGCGCAGCTGATCGTCCGCCGCATCCGGGAGATCGGCGTCTACGCCGAGTTGTTCCCATGGGATGCGGATCCCGCCGAGGTCCTCGCCCTGCGGCCGAAAGGCTTCATCCTCTCCGGAGGCCCGGCCAGCGTCTATGAGCCCGGCGCCCCTTCCCTCCCGCCGTATGTCCTGCAGAGCGGCCAGCCGGTGCTGGGGATCTGCTATGGGATGCAGCTGCTGGCCCACGCCCTGGGCGGACGGGTCGCCCCGGCCCCGGCCCGGGAATACGGCCGGGCCGAGGTCGAGATCCTCACGCCGGAGGATCCTCTGTGGCGCAGTCTCCCTTCCCCCATGACCGTCTGGATGTCCCATGGGGATCGCGTGGAGGCTCTGCCGCCCGGCTTCCGGGCCATGGCCTGCTCCCCCAATGCGCCGTTCGCCGCCATCGGCGATCCCGTGCGCGGCCTCTACGGGGTGCAGTTCCACCCGGAGGTCGCCCACACCCCCCTGGGCCGCGAGCTCCTACGGCGCTTCGCCGTCGAGCGGTGCGGTTGTCGCCCCACCTGGACCCCCCGGGCGATCGCCGAGGAGCAGATCGCACGGATCCGGGAGCGGGTGGGCGGGGAACGCGTGCTCTGCGCCGTCTCCGGGGGCGTGGACTCCACGGTGACTGCGGTGCTGGTCCACCGGGCGGTGGGGGCGCAGCTGCAATGTCTCTTCGTGGACACCGGGCTGCTGCGCAAGGGGGAAGGGGAGGAGGTGGTGGCCGCCCTGCAGGCCCTGGGGCTGCCGGTGGCCGCGGTGAACGCCGCCGAGGCTTTCCTGGAGGCCCTGCGAGGGGTCACCGATCCCGAAGAGAAACGGGTGCGGATCGGCCATACCTTCATCGCCGTCTTCGCCGAGCACGCCCGCCGGCTGGGCCCCTTCCGGTTCCTGGCCCAGGGCACCCTCTACCCCGACGTCATCGAGAGCCGGGCACCGGAGCGGCGGGCGGCCGCCCGGATCAAGACCCACCACAACGTCGGCGGGCTCCCCTCCGATCTCTCCTTCGAGCTCATTGAGCCCCTGCGATATCTCTTCAAGGACGAAGTCCGCGCCCTGGGGGCGCATCTGGGGATCCCGGAGGTCCTGCTGCGCCGGCAGCCCTTCCCGGGCCCCGGGCTGGCCGTGCGCTGCGTCGGGGAGGTCACCTGGGAGCGGCTGGAACGATTGCGAGCCGCCGACGCCATCGTGCAGGAGGAGCTGGCCCGCTCCGGCTGGGCCGAGCGGGTGGCCCAGGCCTTCGCGGTGCTGCTGCCGGTGCGCAGCGTGGGCGTGATGGGGGACGCCCGGACCTACGAGGAGGTGGTGGCGGTGCGGGCGGTGGCCACCGAAGACTTTATGACCGCGGCCTGGGTTCCGCTGCCCCCCGAGGTGCTGGATCGCATCGCCACCCGGATCGTCAACGAGGTCCCCGGGGTCAACCGTGTGCTCTACGACATCACCCACAAGCCCCCGGCCACCATCGAGTGGGAATAA
- a CDS encoding D-alanine--D-alanine ligase family protein — translation MRRHSSNPRTMRRVLLLYNMDRAWPPEDQTYALECVRRMQEGLQAHGLEVHPVEIRRDVLSPLTGYDPQEWIVFNWCEALEGDPYAEPRVARALESAGFLYTGSGPWTLTVAGNKALMKAFLTLNGIPTPPWRVCHRLQDLEGWTDFPAIVKPVREHGSVGITPEAVATSMSALRERVEVVLETLRQPALVESFIPGRELNVSLWGNGDPEPLPISEILFDGLREEERIVDQSAKWDRQSERYRRTIPLVPAVLDEWTEAEVVHVALMAYRALRVRDYGRIDIRLAPDGTPYVIDVNPNPDLSPDAGFVRSAAAAGYDYGRMAAHILRIAFARRARRAPAPVPVFQMPA, via the coding sequence ATGCGACGGCATTCGTCGAACCCGAGGACCATGCGCCGGGTGCTCCTGCTTTACAACATGGATCGCGCATGGCCTCCCGAGGATCAGACGTATGCCCTGGAATGCGTCCGCAGAATGCAGGAAGGCCTTCAAGCCCACGGACTCGAGGTCCATCCGGTGGAGATCCGCCGGGACGTCCTGAGCCCTCTAACGGGCTACGATCCCCAGGAGTGGATCGTCTTCAACTGGTGCGAGGCCCTGGAAGGGGATCCCTATGCCGAGCCCCGAGTGGCCCGGGCGCTGGAATCGGCCGGCTTTCTATACACGGGATCCGGTCCGTGGACCCTGACGGTGGCCGGCAACAAGGCGCTGATGAAGGCCTTCCTCACCCTGAACGGCATCCCCACGCCCCCATGGCGGGTATGCCATCGGTTGCAGGACCTGGAGGGCTGGACGGATTTCCCGGCGATCGTGAAGCCGGTCCGGGAGCATGGCAGCGTGGGGATCACCCCTGAGGCGGTGGCGACTTCCATGTCGGCGTTGCGGGAGCGGGTGGAAGTGGTGCTGGAGACGCTTCGCCAGCCGGCGCTGGTGGAGTCCTTCATCCCGGGCCGCGAGCTCAACGTCAGCCTGTGGGGGAATGGGGATCCCGAGCCGCTGCCCATTTCCGAGATCCTCTTCGACGGACTCCGAGAGGAAGAGCGGATCGTCGATCAGTCGGCGAAATGGGATCGACAGAGCGAGCGGTATCGGCGGACCATCCCCCTCGTGCCGGCGGTGCTGGACGAGTGGACCGAGGCGGAGGTGGTGCATGTGGCGCTGATGGCCTATCGGGCCCTGCGGGTGCGGGATTACGGGCGCATCGATATCCGGCTGGCCCCGGATGGGACACCCTATGTGATCGATGTGAACCCGAACCCGGATCTTTCGCCGGATGCGGGGTTTGTGCGCTCGGCGGCGGCGGCCGGCTATGATTACGGACGGATGGCCGCGCACATCCTGCGGATCGCTTTCGCCCGACGCGCCCGACGCGCTCCCGCGCCGGTCCCTGTCTTCCAGATGCCCGCGTAA
- a CDS encoding GNAT family N-acetyltransferase: MSPIRWPRADEEAAIRTMAERCGVFRPEEIDTLLEIFREACEKGFERSGYYFRVWVDSAEEGEPSGLICYGRRPLTRWSWDLYWLLVDPRAQRRGIGTALLQAMMEHIRQEGGRWILVETATAPAYTPARRFYERHGFRLLARVEDFYDEGEGLAIYLRGLDPLTAPSLPAVEAHAQEVE; this comes from the coding sequence ATGTCGCCTATTCGATGGCCTCGAGCGGATGAGGAGGCGGCGATCCGGACGATGGCGGAACGCTGTGGTGTGTTCCGGCCGGAGGAAATCGATACCCTTCTGGAGATCTTCCGGGAAGCCTGCGAGAAAGGATTCGAGCGGAGCGGTTATTACTTCCGCGTCTGGGTGGACAGCGCCGAAGAAGGGGAGCCCTCTGGTCTGATCTGCTATGGGCGGAGGCCGCTGACCCGATGGTCATGGGATCTCTACTGGCTGCTGGTGGATCCCCGGGCGCAGCGGAGAGGGATCGGGACCGCCCTCCTCCAGGCCATGATGGAGCATATCCGGCAGGAAGGCGGGCGCTGGATCCTGGTGGAGACCGCCACGGCGCCAGCTTACACGCCCGCTCGTCGGTTCTATGAACGCCACGGGTTCCGGTTGCTGGCCCGGGTGGAGGATTTCTACGACGAGGGCGAGGGGCTGGCGATTTATCTCCGGGGCCTCGATCCGCTAACGGCCCCCTCTCTGCCGGCGGTCGAGGCCCACGCGCAGGAGGTGGAGTGA